In Streptococcus respiraculi, one DNA window encodes the following:
- a CDS encoding DUF1273 domain-containing protein has product MHIDRILITGYRHTDLGIFSDKDPRLAIIKKAIRMDLIRFLEEGVEWFILTGNLGFEYWCLEVLRDLRKEGYECQIATLFLFENHGENWNEANQIKLAHFKAVDFVKMTYPRYENPSQFRLYNQFLLDNTDGAYLFYNPENETNLKYLYRLMLKKEEYVRKTLTFEQLNEIAENFEEIE; this is encoded by the coding sequence ATGCACATTGACCGGATACTGATTACAGGCTATCGTCACACCGATTTGGGGATTTTTTCAGATAAGGACCCTCGCCTTGCCATCATCAAAAAAGCCATTCGAATGGATTTGATTCGCTTCTTGGAAGAGGGGGTGGAATGGTTCATCTTGACGGGGAATCTAGGTTTTGAATACTGGTGTTTGGAGGTCCTTCGAGACCTACGAAAAGAAGGGTATGAATGCCAGATAGCAACGCTCTTTTTATTTGAGAACCATGGGGAAAATTGGAATGAGGCCAACCAGATAAAATTAGCCCATTTTAAGGCTGTTGATTTTGTAAAAATGACTTATCCTCGCTATGAAAATCCCAGCCAATTTCGATTATACAATCAGTTCTTGTTAGACAATACAGATGGCGCCTATCTATTTTATAATCCTGAAAACGAAACAAACTTGAAATATCTTTATCGTCTGATGTTAAAAAAAGAAGAGTATGTTAGAAAAACGCTTACTTTTGAGCAGTTAAATGAGATAGCTGAAAATTTTGAAGAAATTGAGTGA
- the pbp1a gene encoding penicillin-binding protein PBP1A, which produces MWIIFANVALASFIALFLVVLAIVIYYVSSAPKLTEEALTATVSSKIYDKDSKLIADLGSEKRSNAKTSEIPEDLVNAIVSIEDQRFFSHRGIDVIRIAGSFVNNLKGGHLQGGSTLDQQFIKLTYFSTSTQDQTIKRKIQEAWLALQLERRNTKQEILTYYVNKVFMANGNYGMKTAARAYYGKELKELTLPQLALLAGMPQAPNQYDPYTQPEAAKYRRDLVLQQMLGQKYISQEQYEAAVLTDINDGLQPLTNTSAYPLYMDNYLKEVIEEVEAQTGYNLLTTGLDVYTNVDVDAQRQLWDIYNSGNYVNYPDENFQVASTVVDVSNGHVVAQLGSRNQDSNVSFGTNQAVETNRDFGSTMKPITDYAPALEYGVYNSTANIIVDSPYNYPGSNTPINNWDRTYYGSLTLKAAIQYSRNVPAVKTLEAVGLDKAHKFLNSLGIFYPELLYSNSISSNTTDTSSKYGASSEKMAAAYAAFANGGTYYKPQYVNKVVFSDGSTKEFVPEGTRVMTAETAYMMTDMMKSVLTYGNGLNAAIPGLPQAGKTGTSNYTDAEMDAILANNEPANYSTLVVPDENFVGYTTRYAMAVWTGYPNRQTPILDNGIPIATDVYHSMMAYLNPIDTASDWEAPDGIYRYGGYWYLEGSVPQYTYTPNTNTTTSSTTSTSSSSNASSTTSSLTDPATSQPSEEPQTSTTNSTNQDQPASSSPTPSSSQ; this is translated from the coding sequence ATGTGGATCATTTTCGCTAACGTTGCCCTAGCTAGCTTTATCGCTCTATTTCTGGTCGTGCTAGCAATCGTCATCTACTATGTGAGCTCTGCTCCAAAATTGACAGAAGAGGCACTTACTGCGACGGTTTCCAGTAAAATTTACGACAAGGATAGCAAGCTAATTGCCGATTTGGGTTCAGAGAAACGCTCCAATGCAAAAACCTCTGAAATTCCTGAAGACTTGGTCAATGCGATTGTCTCTATTGAGGACCAACGCTTCTTTAGCCATCGCGGAATCGACGTCATTCGGATTGCAGGTTCATTTGTCAACAACTTAAAAGGTGGGCACCTCCAAGGCGGGTCAACCTTGGACCAGCAATTTATCAAGTTGACCTATTTTTCCACATCAACTCAGGATCAAACCATTAAACGAAAAATCCAAGAAGCCTGGCTGGCCCTTCAGTTGGAGCGTCGGAACACTAAGCAAGAAATTTTGACCTACTATGTCAACAAGGTCTTTATGGCGAATGGAAATTATGGGATGAAGACCGCGGCGAGAGCCTACTACGGAAAAGAGTTAAAAGAGCTCACTCTCCCACAGTTGGCACTCTTGGCAGGTATGCCTCAGGCACCCAATCAATACGACCCTTACACCCAGCCAGAAGCGGCTAAATACCGTAGGGACTTAGTCTTGCAACAGATGCTCGGGCAAAAATATATTTCCCAAGAGCAGTACGAAGCTGCCGTTCTAACAGATATCAACGACGGCTTACAACCTCTCACCAATACTTCAGCTTACCCACTTTACATGGATAACTACCTCAAGGAAGTCATCGAGGAAGTCGAAGCGCAAACTGGCTACAATCTACTTACTACAGGACTTGATGTCTATACGAATGTCGATGTAGATGCTCAAAGACAGCTCTGGGATATTTATAACTCTGGCAACTATGTCAACTACCCTGATGAAAACTTCCAAGTCGCTTCTACCGTAGTCGATGTTTCAAATGGACATGTCGTTGCCCAGCTCGGCTCCAGAAACCAAGATAGCAATGTTTCATTTGGTACCAACCAAGCAGTTGAAACCAACCGAGACTTCGGATCGACCATGAAGCCGATTACAGATTATGCGCCTGCCCTTGAATATGGTGTCTATAACTCGACAGCTAATATCATCGTGGATTCTCCTTATAATTACCCTGGTTCCAACACTCCAATCAATAACTGGGATCGAACCTACTATGGTTCGCTAACCTTAAAAGCAGCCATTCAATATTCACGGAATGTTCCTGCCGTTAAGACATTAGAGGCCGTTGGCTTAGACAAAGCTCATAAGTTTTTAAATAGTCTGGGGATCTTTTATCCGGAACTGCTCTATTCAAACTCCATTTCAAGTAATACGACAGATACCAGCTCTAAGTATGGGGCAAGCAGTGAGAAAATGGCGGCAGCCTACGCTGCCTTTGCCAACGGTGGTACCTATTACAAGCCACAATACGTCAACAAGGTTGTCTTTAGTGATGGTAGCACAAAAGAATTTGTCCCTGAAGGCACCCGTGTCATGACAGCTGAAACAGCTTATATGATGACCGATATGATGAAGAGTGTCTTGACTTACGGAAATGGGTTGAACGCTGCAATTCCAGGCCTTCCTCAAGCAGGTAAGACCGGTACCTCTAATTATACAGATGCGGAGATGGATGCGATTCTCGCTAATAACGAACCAGCCAACTACAGCACACTCGTTGTTCCTGATGAAAACTTTGTAGGCTATACTACACGTTATGCCATGGCTGTTTGGACAGGGTATCCCAATCGACAAACGCCAATCTTAGACAATGGTATTCCTATTGCAACAGATGTTTACCATAGCATGATGGCCTATCTCAATCCGATTGACACTGCTAGTGATTGGGAAGCCCCAGATGGCATCTATCGATACGGAGGATATTGGTACTTGGAAGGAAGTGTTCCTCAATACACCTATACTCCAAACACTAACACGACTACAAGTAGCACGACGTCAACTTCTAGCTCTTCAAACGCAAGTTCTACAACAAGCAGTTTGACAGACCCTGCGACTAGTCAACCATCAGAAGAGCCACAAACTAGCACTACAAATAGCACTAATCAAGACCAACCTGCTTCTTCTAGCCCAACGCCAAGTTCTTCTCAATAA
- the recU gene encoding Holliday junction resolvase RecU: protein MVNYPHQVRKKISRTNSKSSRQQTDFANRGMSFEAAINDSNTYYLAHGHAVIHKKPTPVQIVKVDYPRRSRAKIVEAYFRQASTTDYSGVYQGHYIDFEAKETRQKTSMPMKNFHSHQIEHMDQVLQQRGICFVLLHFSTLKETYLLPAAALIDFYRVENGKKSMPIDYIRKHGFQIEMGGYPSLPYLEVVEKNLLGGDTLEKTKP from the coding sequence ATGGTCAATTATCCTCATCAGGTTAGAAAAAAAATCAGTAGAACCAATTCAAAATCTTCTCGCCAGCAGACGGACTTTGCCAACCGAGGCATGTCCTTTGAAGCCGCTATTAACGATAGTAATACCTACTATCTAGCTCATGGGCATGCGGTCATCCATAAGAAACCGACCCCTGTACAAATCGTGAAAGTAGATTACCCAAGACGAAGTCGGGCTAAGATTGTCGAAGCCTATTTCCGTCAGGCATCTACGACGGACTATTCAGGGGTCTACCAAGGTCACTATATCGACTTTGAGGCCAAGGAAACGCGACAGAAAACATCGATGCCAATGAAAAATTTTCACTCGCATCAGATTGAACATATGGATCAAGTCCTGCAACAAAGAGGAATTTGTTTTGTACTCCTTCACTTTTCAACACTGAAAGAAACCTATCTGCTTCCTGCTGCTGCTCTGATTGATTTTTACAGGGTCGAAAACGGCAAAAAATCCATGCCTATTGACTATATTCGTAAACATGGATTCCAAATCGAGATGGGGGGCTATCCTAGCTTACCTTACTTAGAAGTTGTTGAAAAAAATTTATTAGGTGGTGATACTCTTGAAAAAACCAAACCTTAA
- the gpsB gene encoding cell division regulator GpsB: MASIKFTTKDIFEQDFKIGFRGYDQDEVNDFLDEIMKDYDAYDAIIKELKGEIARLKAQMANAPRVATASMEDSETLRTERASSASNFDILRRLNRLEKEVFGKQIAQED, encoded by the coding sequence ATGGCAAGTATTAAATTTACAACGAAAGATATTTTTGAACAAGACTTTAAAATCGGTTTTCGCGGCTATGATCAAGATGAGGTGAATGATTTTTTAGATGAAATCATGAAAGATTACGATGCTTACGATGCAATTATCAAGGAATTGAAAGGTGAGATTGCTCGTTTGAAAGCGCAAATGGCAAATGCGCCACGTGTAGCTACAGCGAGTATGGAAGATTCTGAAACATTGAGAACAGAACGGGCGTCTTCAGCAAGCAACTTTGATATTTTGCGCCGTTTGAACCGTTTAGAAAAAGAAGTATTCGGCAAGCAAATCGCTCAAGAAGACTAA
- a CDS encoding THUMP domain-containing class I SAM-dependent RNA methyltransferase yields MKKTFTFIATAAAGLEAVVGREVRELGYDCQVENGRVRFEGNIEAMIKTNLWLRSADRIKIVVGSFKAKTFEELFQGVFALDWEYYLPLGCKFPISKAKCVKSTLHNEPSVQAISKKAVVKKLQKHFSRPEGVPLQEVGAEFKIEVSILKDVATVLIDTTGSSLFKRGYRAEKGGAPIKENMAAALLQLSNWYPDKPLVDPTCGSGTFCIEAAMLARNMAPGLERSFSFEEWNWVDDTLIRQERQAARQAIRRDVELDISGFDIDTRMIDIAKKNAVAAGVDKDITFKQMRLQDFRTDKINGVIISNPPYGERLLDDTAIMTLYREMGQTFAPLKTWSKFILTSDEQFEQRYGSQADKKRKLYNGTLKVDLYQFFGQRVKRVVKEQE; encoded by the coding sequence ATGAAGAAAACATTTACATTTATTGCGACAGCAGCTGCTGGATTAGAAGCTGTAGTAGGGCGTGAAGTTCGGGAGTTGGGATACGACTGTCAGGTCGAAAATGGCCGCGTTCGTTTTGAAGGCAATATTGAGGCGATGATCAAAACCAATCTCTGGCTCAGATCAGCTGATCGAATCAAGATTGTGGTCGGAAGCTTCAAGGCTAAGACCTTTGAAGAACTATTTCAAGGTGTTTTTGCCTTAGATTGGGAGTATTACCTGCCCTTGGGCTGTAAGTTCCCGATTTCAAAAGCTAAGTGTGTCAAGTCAACTCTACACAATGAACCTAGTGTCCAAGCTATTTCTAAAAAAGCAGTGGTTAAGAAATTGCAAAAGCATTTTTCACGACCAGAAGGTGTGCCTTTGCAGGAAGTGGGAGCAGAGTTTAAAATTGAAGTATCGATTTTAAAGGATGTTGCAACGGTTTTGATTGATACAACGGGTTCGAGCCTCTTTAAACGTGGCTATCGTGCTGAAAAAGGTGGCGCACCAATTAAGGAAAATATGGCAGCAGCCCTCTTGCAGTTGTCTAACTGGTATCCTGATAAGCCCTTGGTTGATCCAACCTGTGGTTCGGGAACCTTTTGTATCGAAGCCGCCATGCTTGCCCGTAATATGGCGCCAGGCCTAGAGCGTTCTTTTTCCTTTGAAGAATGGAATTGGGTTGATGATACCCTGATCAGGCAGGAAAGACAGGCCGCTCGCCAAGCGATTCGAAGGGATGTGGAACTGGATATTTCAGGCTTTGATATTGACACGCGCATGATTGACATTGCTAAGAAAAATGCAGTTGCAGCAGGAGTGGATAAAGATATTACCTTTAAGCAAATGCGCTTGCAGGATTTTCGAACGGATAAAATCAATGGTGTTATTATCTCAAATCCGCCTTACGGAGAGCGTTTGCTCGATGACACGGCCATTATGACCCTCTATCGAGAAATGGGGCAAACATTTGCGCCTCTCAAAACCTGGTCCAAATTTATTTTGACCAGCGATGAGCAATTTGAACAACGCTACGGCAGTCAAGCAGATAAAAAACGCAAATTATACAATGGAACATTAAAAGTCGACCTTTATCAATTTTTTGGACAGCGCGTGAAGCGAGTGGTGAAAGAGCAGGAATAA